Proteins encoded by one window of Microplitis mediator isolate UGA2020A chromosome 1, iyMicMedi2.1, whole genome shotgun sequence:
- the LOC130675785 gene encoding very-long-chain (3R)-3-hydroxyacyl-CoA dehydratase codes for MSNAQSPKVYWNQTNSDIYLRIDINNPQGSEIHFEDDSMQFSAFKPDENGPINYYFNLKFYKQTDRRENVYELIDQQLQFILRKQTEEKWPRLSTEDTDPSWIIPDSDKMTKKSLCNEKKTSKPEFKKLSEEYAGLNNKFHMEDFEKRDINEDYPHMYDKLHKEELGYRREDYKKVYLVFYNLFQFIGFLYILIIMGIKYSRDGPDSMKETYKSVGSLLKFVQLMQFLEVMHPIFGYTRGNPLIPFVQVGGRAFILFVMIESEVRMQTKPVVFYLFFVWSLVEIFRYPYYITQLLKVNIPLITWLRYTVWIPLYPMGFLCEGIIVLRNIPYFEESQKYNVALPNPWNFSFHLPTFLRIYLLIFFLPALYMMMSHMNRARYEKLGKTKERKIIQQNLGFKFFVINFCLIAGFCIFFKWMGNTVKNFFDLHE; via the exons atgtccaaCGCACAAAGTCCAAAAGTTTATTGGAATCAAACAAAcagtgatatatatttaagaattgatattaataatcctcag ggaTCGGAAATTCATTTCGAAGATGACAGCATGCAGTTTTCAGCATTCAAACCTGATGAAAATGgaccaataaattattattttaatttaaagttttacaAGCAAACTGATCGTAGg GAAAATGTGTACGAGCTGATAGATCAACAATTGCAGTTTATTTTGAGGAAACAAACTGAGGAAAAGTGGCCCCGACTTAGTACAGAGGACACAGATCCCTCGTGGATTATTCCAGACTCGGacaaaatgacaaaaaaaagtttgtgcAATGAGAAGAAAACTTCCAAGCCCGAGTTCAAAAAATTGAGCGAGGAGTACGCGggcttaaataataaattccatATGGAAGATTTTGAGAAGCGAGATATCAATGAGGATTATCCTCACATGTATGACAAACTTCATAAAGAGGAGCTGGGATACAGGAGAG AAGATTATAAAAAAGTGTATTTAGTCTTCTATAATTTATTCCAATTCATTGGGTTCCTCTACATTTTGATAATCATGGGAATCAAATACTCTAGAGATGGTCCAG ATTCCATGAAAGAGACGTACAAGAGCGTAGGAAGTTTGCTGAAATTCGTACAACTGATGCAGTTTTTAGAAGTAATGCATCCAATATTTGGCTACACCAGAGGCAATCCCCTGATACCATTCGTCCAAGTCGGTGGCCGAGCATTTATTCTATTTGTTATGATCGAATCAGAAGTGCGGATGCAAACAAAGCCGGTGGTGTTTTATCTGTTTTTCGTTTGGAGCCTCGTTGAAATTTTCCGATATCCCTATTACATAACGCAATtgctgaaggtaaatattccaCTGATAACTTGGCTGAGATACACGGTATGGATACCGCTCTACCCGATGGGGTTCCTGTGCGAGGGCATCATCGTCCTGCGCAATATTCCCTACTTTGAAGAGTCACAAAAGTACAACGTGGCGTTGCCCAACCCCTGGAACTTTTCATTCCACCTGCCGACGTTCTTGAGGATTTACTTGTTGATATTCTTCCTGCCTGCGCTCTACATGATGATGTCGCACATGAACAGGGCGAGGTATGAGAAACTTGGAAAAACTAAGGAACGGAAAATCATCCAGCAGAATTTGGGCTTCAAGTTcttcgtaattaatttttgtctgATTGCTGGcttctgtatattttttaagtggATGGGAaatactgttaaaaatttttttgatttgcACGAATAA
- the LOC130675760 gene encoding aldehyde dehydrogenase, mitochondrial has translation MLRVLKKIQLSRAFASAPPAPELNPSIMYAGLFIDNEWRKSASGKTFKTINPTTGEVIAEVQEAGEEDVNLAVKAARNAFKLGSKWRTMDASQRGVLLHKLADLIERDHIYLASLETLDNGKPFTASYGFDVPQSASVLRYYAGWADKNHGKVIPMDGKFFAYTRHEPVGVCGQIIPWNFPLLMMAWKIGPALATGNTVILKPAEQTPLTALYLASLIREAGFPPGVVNVLPGFGETGAALVNHPKIDKIAFTGSTEVGKLVKQGAAMSNLKRTTLELGGKSPNIILKDADMDYAVETAHFGLFFNMGQCCCAGSRTFVEDDIYDEFVEKSAIRAQKRTVGDPFDPNVEHGPQIDEEQMNKILTMIQSGKDQGAKLVSGGDRVGSAGYFIAPTVFADVQDDMTIAREEIFGPVQQILKFSEIDEVIERANKTDYGLAAAIFTKDIDKANHLIQGLRAGTVWVNTYNVLANQVPFGGYKMSGHGRELGEYGLEAYTEVKSVIMKVHQKNS, from the exons ATGCTTCgcgttctaaaaaaaattcagctcTCGAGGGCTTTTGCATCAGCACCACCGGCACCAGAGTTAAATCCTTCAATAATGTACGCTGgg CTATTCATCGACAACGAATGGCGCAAATCCGCTTCAGGCAAAACCtttaagacaataaatccCACGACCGGTGAAGTCATAGCAGAAGTCCAAGAAGCTGGTGAAGAAGATGTAAACCTGGCTGTCAAAGCAGCTCGGAATGCTTTCAAATTGGGATCAAAATGGAGAACGATGGATGCATCACAACGCGGTGTCCTTCTTCATAAATTAGCAGACTTAATTGAACGTGATCATATATATCTTGCT tcTCTAGAAACGCTGGATAATGGAAAACCTTTCACAGCATCTTACGGCTTCGATGTACCCCAGAGCGCCTCCGTACTCCGATATTACGCCGGCTGGGCTGACAAAAATCATGGAAAAGTCATTCCGATGGACGGAAAATTCTTTGCTTACACGCGACATGAACCCGTTGGTGTCTGCGGTCAAATAATTCCCTGGAACTTTCCTTTGTTGATGATGGCCTGGAAAATAGGACCAGCATTAGCAACAG GAAACACGGTGATACTAAAACCAGCAGAGCAGACCCCGCTGACGGCTCTGTACCTCGCTTCGTTGATAAGAGAAGCCGGTTTCCCACCCGGAGTCGTAAATGTCCTTCCCGGATTCGGAGAAACTGGCGCTGCGCTGGTGAATCACCCGAAAATTGACAAAATCGCGTTCACTGGATCAACAGAAGTCGGGAAGTTGGTTAAACAGGGCGCGGCGATGAGCAACTTGAAGCGAACTACTCTAGAGTTGGGCGGAAAGTCTccgaatattattttgaaagacGCTGATATGGATTATGCCGTCGAAACCGCCCACTTTGGTTTGTTCTTCAACATG GGACAATGCTGCTGTGCCGGGTCCAGGACTTTCGTCGAAGATGATATTTATGATGAGTTTGTTGAAAAAAGTGCTATCCGCGCTCAGAAAAGAACCGTAGGAGATCCATTTGACCCAAATGTCGAACATGGACcccaa attgaTGAAGagcaaatgaataaaattctgACAATGATTCAAAGTGGCAAAGATCAAGGCGCTAAATTAGTTAGCGGAGGTGACAGAGTCGGTAGTGCCGGTTATTTTATTGCTCCAACTGTTTTTGCTGATGTCCAAGACGACATGACTATCGCTCGTGAAGaa aTATTCGGACCAGTCcaacaaatattgaaattcaGCGAAATTGATGAAGTAATAGAACGCGCTAATAAAACAGATTATGGACTAGCTGCCGCTATTTTCACAAAAGACATCGATAAAGCCAATCATTTAATCCAGGGATTACGTGCCGGCACAGTttg GGTAAACACTTACAATGTCCTCGCAAACCAGGTGCCCTTCGGCGGCTACAAAATGAGCGGACACGGCCGCGAGCTCGGCGAATACGGACTCGAAGCTTACACAGAAGTTAAAAGTGTAATTATGAAAGTACATCAAAAAAATAGCTAA
- the LOC130675749 gene encoding myotubularin-related protein 10-B, which produces MDKSCNNFISYVGMEEHEMQQINSERRNSVNDNNVKLLAGEVLIAEAQSVLMFSPVGDLKQGISGVLAVTNFKLSFITSDDSNAEDLNHQQNHFYGYTDSCLTNIDEIYLIMGDKKRKLVPGSTVPSKVKGIFIVCKNFRTWSFSFKFSPVGHGKNLLTTLLHHAFPRRHQLLFAYDYKEPYYSSVDKKVKLFRSMSDWQNELNRTSCNNEHTKRNWRLSSANLRYQLSSSLPEYIIVPASVTDSQLTGAASHFQDNRPPVWSWTNNRGATLVKMSELIPTITERTQENIMLENIRKSHPQKQPMAVIDLNKDVNVKSVANGFSKFISLCSPDNIRQFWLQDNNFYSLLESSKWLKFISYCLQKAVEASEHLNSGTSVILQENAGRDLCCVISSLVQLILDPYFRTITGFQTLLQKEWVAAGHPFCDRLGHINKPNTEKSPIFLIYLDCVWQLCQQYPSKFEFTETYLTSLWDTAHVSIFDTFIFNCERDRTVAAMDPNNPLVLRSVWDWREQFTDQDILLFYSPFFNPSDEEKFLKPQCNVSSLELWTQCYFRWIPPLEIRNGGKNHSELYVRLVQNSINQLKINANGNCGSPVEKINTFLVQMNIDSFYPFGNKRSGSTVSTPIMNNSMLMTESFIDAQSLLTAPD; this is translated from the exons ATGGATAAGagttgtaataattttattagttatgTTGGAATGGAAGAGCATGAGATGCag caaATAAATTCTGAGAGGAGGAATTCAGtgaatgataataatgttaaACTATTGGCTGGTGAAGTTCTCATTGCAGAAGCACAAAGTGTCTTGATGTTTTCACCAGTTGGTGATTTAAAACAGGGTATTTCTGGAGTACTTGCTGTCACTAATTTCAAACTGTCATTTATTACAAGCGATGATTCCAATGCTGAG GACCTAAATCATCAGCAAAATCATTTCTACGGTTACACAGACTCATGTCTGACAAATATTGATgaaatttacttaataatgGGTGATAAGAAACGTAAATTAGTCCCTGGTAGTACAGTTCCCTCTAAAGTTAAGGGAATTTTCATTGTTTGTAAA AATTTTAGGACATGgtcattttcatttaaattttctccagTCGggcatggaaaaaatttactgactaCTCTTCTGCATCATGCGTTTCCACGAAGGCATCAATTGTTATTTGCTTATGATTACAA agaGCCGTATTACAGCAGCGtagataaaaaagttaaattgttTCGTAGTATGAGTGATTGGCAGAACGAATTAAATCGCACCTCGTGTAATAATGAGCATACCAAAAGAAATTGGAGATTGTCTTCTGCTAATTTACGTTATCAATTATCATCCAg cCTTCCAGAATACATAATAGTGCCAGCATCAGTAACAGATAGTCAATTAACTGGCGCGGCCTCGCACTTCCAAGACAACCGTCCTCCAGTGTGGTCTTGGACAAACAATCGTGGAGCGACTTTAGTTAAAATGTCTGAACTGATACCAACGATAACAGAACGCACTCAAGAAAATATAATGCTAGAAAATATACGAAAAAGTCATCCGCAGAAACAACCAATGGCggtaattgatttaaataaagacGTTAATGTTAAATCTGTAGCCAatggattttcaaaatttatttctttatgcTCACCAG ACAATATAAGACAGTTTTGGTTACaagacaataatttttactcgttaTTAGAAAGCAGTAAATGgctgaaatttatttcttattgtTTGCAAAAAGCTGTTGAAGCCAGTGAGCATTTAAATTCTGGTACTTCTGTTATACTGCaag aaaatgcTGGTAGAGATTTATGCTGCGTAATATCAAGTTTAGTTCAATTAATACTTGACCCATACTTTAGGACAATAACTGGTTTCCAAACGTTGCTGCAAAAAGAGTGGGTAGCTGCCGGTCACCCTTTCTGTGATCGTCTAGGTCATATTAATAAACCCAACACCGAAAag TCTCCAATATTTTTGATCTACCTCGACTGTGTGTGGCAACTATGCCAGCAATAtccatcaaaatttgaatttacggAGACATATTTAACAAGCTTGTGGGATACCGCTCATGTATCTATTTttgatacatttatttttaattgcgaAAGAGATCGTACCGTTGCTGCGATG gatcCAAACAATCCATTGGTTCTCAGAAGCGTCTGGGACTGGCGCGAACAGTTCACAGATCAAGATATCCTGCTGTTCTACAGCCCGTTCTTCAACCCGAGTGACGAAGAAAAGTTCCTCAAGCCCCAGTGCAATGTCTCGAGTCTTGAACTGTGGACCCAGTGCTACTTCCGGTGGATTCCGCCCCTGGAAATCCGTAACGGTGGTAAAAATCACTCTGAACTGTACGTCCGGTTGGTACAGAACAGCATAAACCAACTGAAAATAAACGCAAACGGGAACTGCGGGTCTcctgttgaaaaaataaatacatttctgGTTCAAATGAACATCGATAGCTTTTATCCTTTCGGTAACAAACGCTCGGGCAGTACCGTCAGTACTCCGATAATGAACAACTCGATGCTGATGACTGAGAGTTTTATTGACGCACAGTCGTTGCTTACTGCACCAgactga